In the genome of Entelurus aequoreus isolate RoL-2023_Sb linkage group LG08, RoL_Eaeq_v1.1, whole genome shotgun sequence, one region contains:
- the LOC133655434 gene encoding 7-methylguanosine phosphate-specific 5'-nucleotidase-like isoform X2: protein MFGLKRSKRIANSSVFSLKMVYKIPWLSTPTRTLLEMHPPNPSKIEVISELSKSSVLMRERRRVEKKLHAMRQEGPGNFHVIADYDMTLTRFAHNGKRVPTTHNILDSPLLVNKECGKKMRELLSTYYPIEIDASLTVEEKLPFMVEWWTKVHRLLVEQKIRKDLLAQAVRESSSMLRDGYKVFFDCLADENIPLLIFSGGVGDVLEEMIRQHRVFHPNIHVISNYMDFDNSGVLRAFKGPLIHTFNKSQGAQSHAARFPELHAHPNVLLLGDSLGDLNMAAGVPAPRNILTLGFLNDQVEERRESYMNSFDIVLVKDETMDIPNSILRFLTSSGANK, encoded by the exons ATGTTTGGGCTGAAACGAAGCAAACGTATCGCCAACAGCTCGGTGTTCTCGCTTAAAATG GTGTATAAAATTCCATGGCTTTCCACACCGACGCGAACTCTTCTGGAAATGCACCCCCCGAATCCCTCCAAGATCGAG GTTATCTCTGAGTTGAGTAAGAGCTCGGTGCTGATGAGGGAGCGTCGTCGAGTGGAGAAAAAGCTTCATGCCATGCGGCAAGAAGGCCCCGGCAATTTTCAT GTTATTGCAGACTACGACATGACGCTGACCAGATTCGCCCACAATGGAAAGAGAGTCCCCACCACTCACA ACATCCTGGACAGCCCGCTGTTGGTTAATAAAGAATGTGGCAAAAAG ATGAGGGAGCTGTTGAGCACTTATTATCCAATAGAGATTGATGCTAGCCTGACTGTTGAGGAGAAGCTGCCCTTCATGGTGGAGTG GTGGACGAAGGTTCACCGGCTGCTGGTTGAGCAGAAGATCAGGAAGGATCTTCTTGCTCAAGCTGTCAGGGAGTCTTCTTCAATGCTGAG GGACGGCTACAAAGTCTTCTTTGACTGTCTGGCTGATGAGAACATTCCTCTGCTGATCTTCTCTGGCGGTGTTGGAGATGTCCTGGAGGAAATGATCCGCCAGCACCGCGTCTTCCATCCAAACATCCACGTCATTTCCAACTACATGGACTTTGACAACTCT GGTGTTCTGCGAGCATTCAAAGGTCCGCTGATTCACACCTTCAACAAGAGTCAAGGTGCGCAGTCGCACGCCGCCCGCTTCCCAGAACTCCATGCCCACCCCAACGTGCTGCTGCTGGGAGACTCCCTGGGGGACCTCAACATGGCGGCAGGGGTGCCCGCGCCTCGCAACATCCTCACTTTAGGCTTCCTCAATGACCAG GTGGAGGAGAGGAGGGAGTCCTACATGAACTCTTTTGACATTGTGCTGGTGAAGGATGAGACGATGGACATCCCCAACTCCATCCTCAGGTTTTTGACGTCATCTGGAGCCAACAAGTAA
- the LOC133655434 gene encoding 7-methylguanosine phosphate-specific 5'-nucleotidase-like isoform X1, which yields MFGLKRSKRIANSSVFSLKMCLQVYKIPWLSTPTRTLLEMHPPNPSKIEVISELSKSSVLMRERRRVEKKLHAMRQEGPGNFHVIADYDMTLTRFAHNGKRVPTTHNILDSPLLVNKECGKKMRELLSTYYPIEIDASLTVEEKLPFMVEWWTKVHRLLVEQKIRKDLLAQAVRESSSMLRDGYKVFFDCLADENIPLLIFSGGVGDVLEEMIRQHRVFHPNIHVISNYMDFDNSGVLRAFKGPLIHTFNKSQGAQSHAARFPELHAHPNVLLLGDSLGDLNMAAGVPAPRNILTLGFLNDQVEERRESYMNSFDIVLVKDETMDIPNSILRFLTSSGANK from the exons ATGTTTGGGCTGAAACGAAGCAAACGTATCGCCAACAGCTCGGTGTTCTCGCTTAAAATG TGTTTGCAGGTGTATAAAATTCCATGGCTTTCCACACCGACGCGAACTCTTCTGGAAATGCACCCCCCGAATCCCTCCAAGATCGAG GTTATCTCTGAGTTGAGTAAGAGCTCGGTGCTGATGAGGGAGCGTCGTCGAGTGGAGAAAAAGCTTCATGCCATGCGGCAAGAAGGCCCCGGCAATTTTCAT GTTATTGCAGACTACGACATGACGCTGACCAGATTCGCCCACAATGGAAAGAGAGTCCCCACCACTCACA ACATCCTGGACAGCCCGCTGTTGGTTAATAAAGAATGTGGCAAAAAG ATGAGGGAGCTGTTGAGCACTTATTATCCAATAGAGATTGATGCTAGCCTGACTGTTGAGGAGAAGCTGCCCTTCATGGTGGAGTG GTGGACGAAGGTTCACCGGCTGCTGGTTGAGCAGAAGATCAGGAAGGATCTTCTTGCTCAAGCTGTCAGGGAGTCTTCTTCAATGCTGAG GGACGGCTACAAAGTCTTCTTTGACTGTCTGGCTGATGAGAACATTCCTCTGCTGATCTTCTCTGGCGGTGTTGGAGATGTCCTGGAGGAAATGATCCGCCAGCACCGCGTCTTCCATCCAAACATCCACGTCATTTCCAACTACATGGACTTTGACAACTCT GGTGTTCTGCGAGCATTCAAAGGTCCGCTGATTCACACCTTCAACAAGAGTCAAGGTGCGCAGTCGCACGCCGCCCGCTTCCCAGAACTCCATGCCCACCCCAACGTGCTGCTGCTGGGAGACTCCCTGGGGGACCTCAACATGGCGGCAGGGGTGCCCGCGCCTCGCAACATCCTCACTTTAGGCTTCCTCAATGACCAG GTGGAGGAGAGGAGGGAGTCCTACATGAACTCTTTTGACATTGTGCTGGTGAAGGATGAGACGATGGACATCCCCAACTCCATCCTCAGGTTTTTGACGTCATCTGGAGCCAACAAGTAA